A stretch of Paenibacillus sp. URB8-2 DNA encodes these proteins:
- a CDS encoding alpha/beta hydrolase family protein, translating into MKLIFNDEAFSFELLRTVSYAPYGGADIGECLVTASRIVEGDFESWHKEWFRVAERVHALGDEALAAGQRIGAREAYLRASNYYRTSEFFLHGSPEDPRMLSTWKLSRDTFRQAAKLMDTKVEQVSIPYEGTTLSGYFYTAADAVEPRPILIIHGGYDSTGEELYFGGAAAALQRGYHCLTFEGPGQGSVIREQRIPFRHDWEKVITPVVDYVISRPEVDPGRIALMGISFGGYLAPRAAAFEHRLAACIANDGVHTFRFRELGQKFMAGRTDYTFEEYEATVAKVMQHHSGVRWAVDNGMFTFQASSLSELVEKTEPCTMEGVADQVLCPTLVCEAEEDHFFAEQPGRLYDALSCPKTYLKLTKEDGGEEHCHFGALLLFNHRVFSWLDETLKISAEPAGVLH; encoded by the coding sequence ATGAAACTTATATTTAATGATGAGGCTTTTTCTTTTGAACTGCTGCGGACGGTAAGCTACGCGCCCTACGGAGGAGCGGATATCGGCGAATGCCTGGTGACCGCCTCCCGCATAGTCGAAGGCGATTTCGAGAGCTGGCACAAGGAATGGTTCCGGGTCGCCGAACGCGTGCATGCGCTGGGGGATGAAGCACTGGCGGCCGGCCAGCGGATCGGCGCCCGGGAGGCGTATCTCCGCGCCTCCAACTATTACCGCACCTCGGAGTTCTTCCTGCACGGGAGCCCCGAAGATCCGCGCATGCTCTCCACCTGGAAGCTGAGCCGCGACACCTTCAGACAAGCGGCGAAGCTGATGGACACCAAAGTGGAGCAGGTCAGCATTCCGTACGAAGGAACGACGCTTTCCGGTTACTTCTATACAGCAGCAGACGCCGTGGAGCCCCGCCCGATCCTGATTATTCACGGCGGCTACGATTCCACGGGCGAAGAGCTGTATTTCGGCGGAGCCGCCGCCGCTCTCCAGAGGGGCTATCACTGCCTTACCTTCGAGGGTCCCGGCCAAGGCTCCGTCATCCGTGAGCAGCGGATTCCTTTCCGCCACGATTGGGAGAAGGTCATTACGCCGGTCGTCGATTATGTAATCAGCCGTCCCGAAGTAGACCCCGGCCGCATCGCGCTGATGGGCATCAGCTTCGGCGGCTATCTCGCGCCCCGGGCGGCGGCCTTTGAGCATCGCCTTGCCGCCTGTATCGCCAACGACGGCGTGCATACGTTCCGCTTCCGGGAATTGGGCCAGAAATTCATGGCAGGCCGAACAGACTATACCTTCGAGGAGTACGAAGCGACCGTAGCCAAGGTTATGCAGCATCACAGCGGCGTTCGTTGGGCGGTTGACAACGGCATGTTCACCTTCCAGGCGAGCTCTCTCAGCGAGCTGGTCGAGAAAACGGAGCCCTGCACAATGGAGGGAGTCGCAGACCAGGTTCTCTGCCCGACGCTGGTCTGCGAGGCGGAAGAGGATCACTTCTTTGCTGAACAGCCCGGGAGACTGTACGATGCGCTGAGCTGCCCTAAGACCTATCTGAAGCTCACCAAAGAGGACGGCGGGGAGGAGCACTGCCATTTCGGCGCCCTGCTGCTGTTCAATCACCGCGTCTTCTCCTGGCTGGATGAGACGCTGAAGATCAGCGCCGAACCGGCAGGCGTACTGCATTAA